The Candidatus Eremiobacterota bacterium DNA segment CGGCCGACGCGACGAACTTCAAGGTCGCGGTGTGGTACGACGCCAACGCCGACGGGGTCATCGACGCCGGCGACTGGATCGGCACCTCCCCCGTGAGCTGCAACGTCAGCTCGTCGTGCGCGATCGGCACGATCAAGCTGCAGCAGGTCAGCGGGACTTACGTGCTGCCGTAACCGATAGCGGCGAGCGATCTCTGCACGACCAGGCCGTCCGCGAAGGTGGGGACGCCCGGCGTGCCGAGGTCGATTCGCTCGGCGAACGCGTCCAGCAGCGGTAAAAAATACGGCAGGTTGCCGTGGACGTTGGCGTGCTTCGCGTACGGTGCGGCCGCGACCTCGAGCACGTCCTCGTTCTCTTCCTCGAGCGCGAAGAGGTTCAGCTCGTTCAGGTCGGAACCGCTGGCGACCGCGCTGCGCCGCTCCCCGTGCGCCGCGATCGTCACCGACTGCACGACGGTCGTCAGGTCGCCGCTGACGCGCGCGACCAGACCGTCTCCGTAGTCGACGTACGCGAACGCGCCGTCGGCGACGTCGGTCTCGAAGGCGCCCTGCGCGTCGGTACGGTGCGGGTTCGCGGTGCGCATCAGCCCGACCGTCGCGCGCGGGAGACGCCCGCAGAGGTAGTTCGCCAAGTCGAAGTAGTGCGGCATGTAGGCGTTGCCGGCGCCGCCGCCGGCGGCGCGCGAGAACCACCAGCCGCGCGAGCGGCCCGTGTTCCGCTCCCGCAGCTCGCCGCTCAGCCGCGCGACCTCGATCTCGCGCAGCGCGCCGAGGTGAAGGTTGTCGATCAGCTCCTTGAGCGCGATGACTTCCGGCACGTAGCGAAACTCGAACGCGATCGCGGTGGCGGTCCCCGCGCGCTCGGCCGCGGCGACCATCTCCTCGGCCTGCGCGACGGTGAGCGCGAGCGGCTTCTCGCACAGCACGTGCTTGCCGGCCGCCAGCGCGGCGAGCACGGAGCGGTGGTGGTCGAACGGCGGCGAGGCGACGGAGACGACGTCGAGCTCGGTGCCGGCGAGCATCTCCTCGACCGAGCGGAACACGTGCGGGATCTTGCGCTCGCGCGCGACGCGCTCAGCGCTGTTGGGCGAAGCGATCGCGACGACGTCGAACCGCGGGTGCAGCGCAAACGCCGGCGCCTGCACCGTTCCGCCGAACCCGGCCCCGACGATTCCGACCCGCAACGCGCTCATCGTTCCTCCCGTGTCTCGTGCACCGTTCGCTCGAACACGTCGAGCGCGCGCGCGAGCTGGTCGTCCGCGACGACCAGCGGCGGCGCGATCGTGATCGAGGTTCCGCTCGTTCCCGACTGCAGCAGGATCAACCCGCGCGCGAGCGCGCGCACGACGACCCGGTTCGCGAGCTCGGCGCCGCTGAACTCCACTGCCCAGAGGAACCCGAGCCCGCGCACGTCGCGCACCGCGGGCACCGCGCGCAAACGCCCCAGCCGTTCGCCGAGCAGCTTCTCCCGCGCGCGCACGCGGCCAACCACGTCGAGCCGCGCGAGCTCGTCGAGGTTCGCCAGCGCCGCGGCGCACGCCAGCGGGTTGCCGAGAAAGGTCGAGGTGTGCAACGCCTCGCCGGTGCTGCGCGGCCAGGCGTCCATCGCGCGCGCCGTGCCGATCGTCGCCGAGAGCGGGACGCCGCCGGCCAGCGCTTTGCCGAGGCACATCAAGTCCGGCGCGACGCCTTCCCGTTCGCACGCGAACATCGTTCCGGTGCGCCCGAAGCCGGTGTAGATCTCGTCGAGGACCAGCAGCGCCCCGTGCTCGTCGCAGAGCGCGCGCAACCCGCGCAGCCAGGCCGCCGGCGGAACGATCACGCCGCCGCGCCCTTGAACCGGTTCGGCGACGACCGCGCCGATCGCGGGATCGTGCGCGAGCGCCGCGCGCACCGCGTCGAGCGCCGTGTCGAGCGGCGTGGCGGCGTTCGGAAACGGCAAGAACGTCGCGCGCTCGGCGACCAGCGGCGCGAACGGTTGCCGAAAGCGCTCGATCCCGGCGAGCTCGAGCGCGCCGAGCGAGAGGCCGTGATACGCGCCCACAAACGCGAGCGCGCGCGGCTTGCCGGTCGCGAGCAGCGCGGTCTTCAGCGCGAACTCGACCGCTTCCGCGCCCGACGTCGCGAGGTACGACTTGCACAAGTTTCCGGGCGCGATCTCGGCGAGCCGCTCGAGGAGCCGCACGCGCACTTCGGTCGGGTGGACGTCGCCCATCCCGTGGATCAACCGCTGCGCCTGATCGGCGGCGGCGGCGGCGACGCGCGGGTTCGTGTGCCCCGTCGCGGCGACGCCGAAGGCGGAGGTCAGATCGAGATAGCGGTTTCCGTCGACGTCGGTGACCAGCGCGCCGGCGGCGCTCTCCCAGAACACGGGAAACTCGGGGCCGAGATACGTTACGCCCCGCGCTTCGACGCCCGCGAGCCGCGCGGCGAGGTCGCGCGAGCGCGGCCCGGGGATCTCCGTGACGATCGATTCGAAAGCGTCGCGCGGCGCGCTCATTCGGCGTCGATCCAGCGCACGAAATCCGCGATGCGCGGTGCGCCGCCGTGGTGTCCGGCGAGCGGCGGCGCTTGCAGCGTGCCGAACGGCGCCACGCGCACCGCGCCGATCCGCGCGGCGAGCGCGAGCGCGCGTTCGCCGGGGGCTCCTGCGACGCCGACGGCTTGCACCGGCAGCGCATGCTCTGCCACGTAGGCGGCGATCGCGTCGTCGTCCGCGACCGGGATCAGCGGCAGGATGCGTGGCAAGAACGGCGGCGGCTCGCGCAGCGGAGGTTCGATGACGAGCGTCGCGTCGCCGGCGCGGATCACCGCGCCGCGGCCGCCGGCCGAGCGGAACGCGGCCAAGTTGCGGTAGGCGGCGGCGTGTGCGACGCGCTGCGGATCGCGCGTTCCGCCGGGGAACTCGACCGCGACGCGCTCGCACGCCGCAGCGAGCGTTTCGACGACGCGCGTCAGCTGTTCGCCCTCGGCCTCGACGAAGAGCGCGTGCAGTGAGAGACAGCCTTCGCCGTCGTACAGCAGCGCGTCGCGCGCGACGTTTTCGGCGAGCGCGCCATCGAAGCGCGCGACGTCCGCGCGCGTGAGCCGGCCGATGCTGGCGCGGTGGCCGAACGGGAGGAAGCGCGTCTCCGCCCCGCAGCGCGCGCGAATCTCGCGCAGTGCTTCGTCGCGCCCGAACGCGACGACGACGTCCGCGCGCGCGAGCAGCTCCGCTTCGTGCGGTTCCTCGCCGCCGGCCCACGCGCGCGCGCGCGCCGCGTCCGCGAAGGCCGGGTGCTCCTCGGCGAGCGAGGCGAAGAAGCCGGCGATCAGGGCGTCGGCGCGGTCTTTGACGACGACGTCGCACTTCGCGCACAGCGCGAAGACCGCCGGGACTAGCGCGACGCCGATCGTCGTGTCGCTGGAGATGATCGCGACGCGCTGGACCCCGAGCGCCCACGCCGCCGGCGCGCCGGGCCGCGCGACGACGCCGTAGAGCGCATGGACGCTGCCGAGCTCCGCTGCGATCGCCGCTTCGAGCCCTTCGCGTGTCAGCCCGAAGAAGAGCCGGTCGAGCGCGTAGTCGACGACCGGGGTGCTGTAGCCGAGCCGCGCTTCGATCGCGGCCGTGGCGCGAACGCGCGGCGCGAAGTCCGCGTCGCGCCAGCGCGCGGCGGCGTCGGCGACGCACCCGATGATACGGTGTGTCGAAAGAGCGCGCAGCGCGCCCGCTTCAGCCACGGCGCGCGAGCAGCGACTCGGCGTCGAGCGAGCAGCCGCGCAACTCCGCGCCTTCGTCGCGACCGAGCAGCACGAGCCCGGCTTCATCCGCGCCGGTCGCGGAACCGACGAGCGCGCCGAGGTCTTCCGTGTCGATCGCGATCACCGAGCCGCGATTGGCGAGGTCGACGTGGCGGATCGCGCCGACGACGCCGTTCGGCAGCGGCCGCCCCTCGCCGTCGACGACGATCGGCCGCAGCCACGGCGGCGCGACCTTGACCCGCGGCTCGATCCGCGCGCGCGACGCGAACGAATCGTAGTACTGCGAGGACAGCTCGGTCATCCCGTACTCGGCGACGATCGCTTTGAGCGGCATGCCGAGCCGCTCCGACGCTTCGGCGTACAGCTCCGCGCGCGTCACGACGCGCGTGCGGCCTTTGAACCCGCCGGTTTCCATGATCCGCGAGCCGGTCGGCAGCGCGAGATCGGCGCCGCGCGCGCGCAACGCGTCGAGCAGCGCGACCAGCGCGAACGCCGTTGTCGCGACGCACACCGCGATGCCCTCGTCGCGCGCGCGCGCAGCATCTCGCACGAAGCGCTCGACCTCGAGCCGGTCTGCGTGCACGTACCAGCCGCCCGCGCCGTCGCCGCGCTCGCGCGCGACGACCTCCATCATGAAGCCGAGCGAGCTGTGCGGGTTCTCGCCCGGATCGGGAACGAGGTTGAGGTACCGCAGCCGCACGTCACCCTGAGATTGTCGAAGCGTGTCGGCGAGCATCATGCGGTCGAACGACGCGAGCAGCGCCGCTTCGTAGAGCTGCGTGGTCGGCAATTCGTGGCGCCCGCTGCGGGCGGGCGCGCCCTGCGCTTCTCGAAGGGTCGTGCCGCTGGTCTGGAACCACACCGCCGTCTCGTGCGGCGGAAACGTCGCCAGCCGCGCTTCTTTGAACGCCGCCGCCGGCACCGCGGGAATCTCTTCGACCCGCTCCGGCAACCGCGTTTCGTCGAACCCCGCCGCGCGCGCGAACGCCGCGTACGGCGCGTTGTGCGCGACCTGGTACGCGAACAGATCGCGCGCGAGCGCCAGAAACTCCGCGTCGCCGAGCGCGTACGCGCGGATCGCCGCGAGGATCCGCGCGTCGAGCGTCAGATCGGAATCTTCTCTTTCTTCCGGTGCGAGGCGGTGAACGGCGTCCCCTTGTCCTTCGGATCGGCGGTCGTCAGCAGGCCGACCATGTCGGAGAAGTTCTCCGCGTAGCCGCTCAGCGTGTACGTCGTCTTCTTCGCGTCGGTCGCCGTCAGCTTGAAGAGCCGCCCGTCGAAGGTGCCGGTGAACGGCATCTTGTCAAGGGTCGCGCGCACCCACGTCCCGGTCAGTGCGTCGCCCTGCTGCGTCACGTAGAGGTGCGAGTAGACGGTCTTGCCGGTCATCAGCGGCTGGAGCTGAACTTCCCAGACGCCGTCCATCGTCGAGAACTGCGGCGGCTCGGGCGACTCGCTCGCGGCCGGGCTCGGCGAAGCCGCCGGCGCGCTGCGCCGGCCACGGCGGCCGGACGGGGCCGGGCTCGCGCTCGGCGCGGCGGTCGCGGGCGCGGGCGTGCCGATGAGCTGGCCGGGCGTCGCGACGCTGCCGTTCGGCGGCGGGGGCGGCGGCGGGGTTACCGCCTGGTCGGACGGGTGAGGCTGTCCGGCCGCTACGGCGGTGCCGCCCAGGGCCAGGGCGGCCACCCCGACGAGCGCGATCTGACGAAGGTTCAACGGGACCTCTTCACAGCGGGACGGGTTCGAGAACGGGTCTCTGTTCGCAAACGAGGCGGCGGATCATCCCCCGCATCGCTTTTCCGAATCTGAACGATCGGAGCGTCCCCAAACGTGCCGTCCTGCTCAGTCTTCGGCAGGCACAGCTTGAACGAGGCCGCAAGGTCGGCGCAGTGCCCAGGCCCGTTCGCTGTTGTGCGGCTTGGGCCGTTTTCGCTGCTCTCGAGGTACTGGCGTATGAGATTTTATCGACGCGGCGCATTGCTGCTGGTCGCAGCAGTGGCGCTCGCGAGCTGTCAGGGCGGCGGAGCGAGTCCGCCGCCGTTTTCAACCGGTCAAGGGTTGCCGCCCTCGGTGACGGCGACCCAGTCGATCGGCCCGTCGGGCGGCACGGTGGCGGCGACGCTGGGTGCCGCGACGGTGACCGTGATCGTTCCCAACGGGGCGCTCAGCGCGCAAGGAACGGTCGCGCTTACCGTGTTCGGTTCCGGCGCGCCGAAGACGCTGCAGTCGGTCGCCCGGAAGACCCGGACGATCGCCAAAGACGCCGTGCTGATCACCGAATTCTCCGTTACCGTCACGGGCGCGACGCTGTTGAAGCCGCTGCAAGCCTCGTTGACGACCGCACCTCCGGCGGCAGGATCCGTCTTCCGGCTCGCCGGTTTCGGGACGTCGTTCGACGACGTCGACACGGTGACGTTCTCCGGCGGCACGGCAAAATCGGACTTGAACGTCGCGTTCACGCGGATGTCGCTGGCGTCGAACACGCTGTATGCGTTCTACACCGAGCCGCAGGCCGAAGCCGGGGCGGCGCCGGTGCCGGTCGTAACCGTAACGCCCGGCACCGCGAATCCGGTCGGCATGCTGAGCGCTGCAACGTACACCGGCAGCGAAGCGGCCCCGAACGGTTTTCCGTTTCTCGATCCCAACCTCACCTTCTCGATCGACAACCCGACGCTCGGAACGATCGCGACGACGAACGCGACGACCGGAACGCTGACGACCGGCGCCGTCGACGCGTCGGGAAACGTCATCGCAACCGAACAGACGGCCGGCCGGGGCGGCGTGAAGGGGACGCAGGCGGTGCTGGTCAGCTCGCAGCGCCCAGGGTACACCGGCGACGCGTTCTCGTTCAGCGGAACGCTCTCGTCGACCACGCAGCAGACCAATTCGAACATCACGACGCAACCGCAAACGGACGCGGCGACCGTCGCGCTGACCTCGACCGTCAAGGGCTTCACGCCGAGCACCGCCGGAGCAGGCCAAAACGCGGTGCAGTCGAGCGAGACCGACACGTACCCGCTTCAGACGATCACGACCAACACGAACAGCGTGTACGTCTACACCGCTGCTTCCGGGCACGGCACGCTCTCGATCAGCTCCAGCGACGCCAAGGATTCGAACGGCGTCGAGTACCTCACGCAGTACGGGAGCGGCAACGGAACGCTCGACGTCCTTCCCGAAGCGCCCGGCGCGTTCGGCCCGAACAACGCGGCGCTGACGTACACCGAGACCGATCCCGCCGGCTTCGGCCGCCAGCGCACGACCAACGCCGACGGCTCGTATACCGAGCAGGGGCACGACGCCCTAGGCGACGTGCAGACGATCACGGTGAACCCGGACCTCAGCGCGGCCTACGACGCGCGGCAGTACAGCGGCTTCCGGTTCACGGCGACGGCGCCGAGCGGGACGCCGCCGCGCATCACGTATCGCGTCTTCAACTCGTCCGGGACGCAGCTGGCGGCGTTCAACATCCCATCCTGGATCCCGGCGAGCATGACGCAGCCCTCGACCGAGACGGACGCCGACAACGGAAGCCAGACGTTCCCCGCGGCGTGCAACGTCCCGGCGAAGTACGGGACGAGCGGAAACCAGATCGTGCAGACGGTGAACCGCGCCGACACCGCGCTCGGGAACTTGGAGACGCTGACGACCACCACGTACACCTCCGGCACTGCCGGCCCGGTGTGCATTCAGATGACCGACTCGATCAAGACGTTCTACGACTACACGCTGCAGAACGGCTTCATCGTCTTCGTCAGCGGGAACGCGCAGCCGCTCCAGCTCACCTCGGTGAGCGAGACGCTGGCGCTCCAGTCGGCGAAGACGTCGGGTGGCACCACCACGCAGGCGGTCGCGCGCGGCACGTCGTCTGCGTCGCGCGGCGCTTCGTCGATCGCGCCTGGGGCGTTCGCTCCGCTCGCGTTCGCGCGCGCTCGCTTCGAGCAGGCGGTTCGTCAGAAGCTGGACTGGATGCGCAAGACGACCTTCAACCATAATTTCATGAGCCAGGGAGTGAAGGTACTGTGAGATCGCAACGACTCTTCGCGGCGCTCGGCATCGCCGCCATTCTCGCGGGATGCGGCGGGGGCGGAGGCGGCTCGAAGGCGCCGGTCCTTCCGCAGGCGCCGACCAACAACAGGCCCGTCAACGCACCGCAATCGACCACTTTTAAGTACCTCAGCAGCGCCCTGAAGAGCGCGACGCTCACCGGGCCGGCGAACCTGGGCACGATGAAGGTCGACGTCCAGATGACCTTACCGAACGCCGCCGCGCTCGCACAGTATGCCGCTGCCGTCGGCGACCCGAGCAGCGGCCTCTACCGACAATTCCTTACCCCTGAAGAGATCGGGAGCCGATACGGCGCCTCCGACGCCGACTACAATGCGGCAATCGCGTACTTCCAAGCCGCCGGACTGCAGGTCACCGGCTGGAAGCAAAAGGCGATGCTCCGCGTCGTCGGTCCTCAAACAAACATGGAGCAGGCCTTCGGAACGAAATTCGGGCTGTACACTCTGAAAGGCGACACGGTGTACGGACCGATGTCGACGCCGAGTTTCTCCAAGCCGCTGGCCGTACACTCGGTAACCCAACTCGTCTACAACCCAAAGTGGATGAAGCGCAACTCGATCGCGATCGGTCCGCACGGGACGACGCCGGCCTTCGACTTCGGGATTCCTTCGCAGCAGCTGGCTGCGGCGTTCGACTACAGCGGCGCGTATGCGGCCGGTTACACGGGGACCGGGATCAACGTCGGCATCATCGGCACGGGGCCGATCGCGCAGGACGACTACAAGGCGTACAGACAATCCCTCGGCGCAGGCTGGCTCGACGGCAACGGCAGCTTCCACGCGACAAGCAACACGATCACGCAGGTGAACGTGAGCTCGAGCAACGGGGTGAACGGCGGCACGCCGGCGACGCCGCCGCCCGTGACGGGGCCCTGCAGCGGTTCGCTGCCGGGCTGCAATCCCGAGGACGGCGAGGCACAAATCGATACCCAACAAGCCGCTGCATTGGCGCCGACCGCAAACGTGCTCTTCTACCTCGCCTACGTGCCGCACGAAACGTTCGGCACCAGTCACGACTTCGGTCCCCGCGAAGGGATCAGCGAAGTGAACGACGAGGTCCAGCAGATCATCAGCGACAACCAAGCCGACGTCGTCTCCGGGAGTTACGGGCTCGCGGAGCAGTACAGCGACTACACCGGCGCGGACGGCGTGACGTACGACCCGAACGGCACGGAGCCCGTCCAGTTCGCGATGTTGCAAGCCGAAGGGATCGCGGTGTTCATCTCCTCCGGCGACGCCGGTGCAGAGGGCTGCGCCCGGCCGTTTTTCGGCACGGGGCCCGGCGTATCGAGCCCGGATCAGCCGTGCGTGAGCGCGCCGGCGGTCGATCAGAACGTCACCAGCGTCGGCGGGATCACCGCGCCCGTCGACGAGGCCGGCCACAAGATCGGGCCGTACACGACCTGGGGCGTGCAGACCGAGCACGGCTTCGGCGCGACGGGCGGCGGGCTCTCGGTCGCCGTCCCGCTGCCTGCGTATCAAAAGGGGCCCGGCGTCCATGGCACCAAGCGCAACCAGCCGGACGCCTCCCTGGATGCCGATCCGGCGACCGGCGTCGCGGTCGTCGTCAACGCGGACTTCGGCGGCGGCTTCATCGCGTTCGGCGGCACGAGCGTCGCGGCGCCCGAGATGGCAGCGATGTGGGCGCTCGTCTTGGATGCTTGCCGGCAAACGCCGGCCTGTGTCGCGAAGGGGAGCGGGCCGAAACCGTACCGGATGGGGAACGCGGCGCCCGCGTTCTACGCGATCTACAACGACTCGGTGCGCTACCCGGCGACGTTCCTCGACATCGTCGACGGGAACAACGGCGTGACGCCGTGCCGAGTCAATCCGGCGCAGGTCGGACCTTGTCCGAATCCCCCGCCCACCCCCGGTCCGGGGTTCAGTGCGGGGGTCGGCTACGATCTCACGACGGGGATCGGGGTGCCGTTCGGTAGGCACCTCATCAAGTCGGTGGTCGGCGTCTGATCCTCGCTCGCTTGCCGGTACGAGGAGCCGCGGGTCGTCCCGCGGCTCCTTGCGGCGCCCTGATATAATCGTGAGGCTGTGAAAACCAAGGGTCACCCCAAATGGTATCCGGAGGCGCACGTAACGTGCGCTTGCGGTGCCCAGTTCACCACCGGATCGACCAAGCCCACGATCGCCGTCGAAGTCTGCTCGCATTGCCATCCGCTCTGGACCGGCCAGCAGAAGTTCCTCGACACCGCCGGGCGCGTCGAGAAGTTCAACCAGCGTGCCGCGATGGCCGACAAGAAGAAGGCCGAAGCCGCCGCGCGGAAGTCGCGCAAGGCTGCCGACGCGGAGGCCGCTTCGGCCTCGCTTTAGCCGCGCCGAATCGTTCCCTGGAAGCGCGCCGTCCGACGGTGCGCTTCTTTCGTACCTGATGCAGTACACCGACCGCCTCGAGACGCTCTCGAAACGCTTCGACGAGATCGACGCCGCGCTCGCGGACACGAGCGGCGGCTTCGACCAGGCGCGCTTCACCGCGCTCATGAAAGAGCGCGCATCGATCGAGCAGACCGTGCACGCGTTCCGCGCGTACCGCGCGCTGCTGCACGAGATCGCCGCGAACGACGCGTTGCGCGCCGACAAGAGCGATCCCGAGCTGGCCGCGCTGGCCGAAGAAGAAGCGCCCGCGCTGCGCGAGCGCCTGGCGGTGCTGGACGCGCAGCTTCAGGACCTGATGCTGCCGCGCGACCCGCACGACGACAAGGACGTGTTCGTCGAGATCCGTGCCGGCGCGGGCGGCGATGAGGCCGGTATCTTCGCGGGCGATCTGCTGCGGATGTACTCGCGCTTCGCGGAGTCGCGCAAGATGCGCGTCGAGCTGTTGAGCGAGAGCGAGAACGAAGCCGGCGGGTACAAGGAAGTCGTCGTCAGCGTGAAGGGCGGCGAGCCGTACCGCTGGTTCAAGTACGAGTCCGGCGTCCACCGCGTCCAGCGCGTCCCGGCGACCGAAGCGGCGGGCCGCATCCACACCTCGACCGCGACGGTCGCCGTGCTGCCGGAGGTCGAGGACGACGGCGAGATCGAGATCAAGCCCACGGACCTGGAGATCGACACGTTCAAATCGTCCGGCGCGGGCGGGCAGCATGTCAACAAGACCGAGTCGGCGATTCGCATCACCCACAAGCCGAGCGGGATCGTCGTGGCGTGCAGCGAGGAACGGTCGCAGCTGCAGAACCGCGCGCGCGCGATGGACATGCTGCGCGCGCAGCTCGCCGCGAACCAGCGGCGCGAGCGCGAGGAAGCGGAAGGCGCGTTGCGGCGCAGCCAAGTCGGAACGGGCGACCGCAGCGAGAAGATCCGCACCTACAACTACCCGCAGGACCGCATCACCGACCATCGCATCAACCAGAATTTCCAGAACATCAAAGCGATCCTCGACGGCGACATGGAAAAGCTGATCGTCGAACTGCAGAAGGACGAAAAAGCCCGCCTGCTGAGCGGCGAAACCAGCGCGGCGTGACGATCGGCGAGGCCCTGCGCGACGCGTCGATCCGGCTAGAGAACGTGGGCGGCAGCGGAAGATTGGACGCGGTGTTCCTGCTGGCGCATGCAGCGAGCGTCTCGCGCGCGGAGATGATCGCGCACCGCGAGCGCGAGCTCGAGCCGGACGTCGCGGAGCGGTTCCTGGCGCTGGTCGCGCAGCGCGAGCGCGGGCTTCCGCTGGCATACGTCACCGGCGAGGCGGGATTCTACGGGCGGATGTTCGGCGTCCACGCGCGCGTGCTCGTCCCGCGGCCGGAGACGGAGCTGGCAATCGAGTGGGCGGTCCGCCACTTGCGCGCGATCGGGCGGGAGAACGGCCGCGCCGCCGATGTCGGCACGGGAAGCGGCGCGATCGCGATCACGCTCGCGTGCGAGCTGCCGCAGCTGAGCGTCTTCGCGAGCGACATCTCGCAGGACGCGCTCTCCGTTGCGCGGCGCAACGCGGCGCGCAACAACATCTTTCAGCATGTGACGTTTCTGCACGGCGATCTGGCGGCGCCGCTGGTTCCGTACGCGCCGTTCGACTGCGTCGTCGCGAACCTGCCGTACGTCCCGAGCGCCGAGTGCGCGAGCGCGCCCGATCCGGTCTCGTTCGAACCGCTGCTCGCGCGTGACGGCGGGCCCGACGGCCTCGCGCTCTATCGCCGGTTCGTGCCGGACCTGCCGAAGCTGATCGCACCGCGCGGCATGGTCATCCTCGAAGCGGCGCCGGCGAACGCGCGCGCGCTCGAGCAGCTCGTGCGCGACGAGCTACCCGCTGCGGGCGTCGAGACGATTCGCGACTATGCCGGACTCGATCGCCTCGTCGTTGCCGCGATCGCGCCGGCGGCTTAGCGAATCCCCGCGACGAAGATCGGGGAAAAGTTCGCCGAAGCCGAAACGGTACGGCTTCCGTACGGAACGACGACCGCCCCGGTGGTGATGCCCCTTTGGTTCCCGAAGACGTTGCCGGCCGCGTCGATCCCGGCGATATAGCCGACCGGCCAGACGTCGTTCGGCTGGTTTGACACTTGGACGCGCTGGCCGTGAACGAACTGGCCGGCGGGATACTCCTGCAGCGGATCGCCTGCGAACACGTTGCCGAGCGAGTCGACGGTGAATCTCGGGTCGATCACCGTCAGCGCGGCGTCGAGCGTGAGCGATCCGCCGGCGCCGATCGCATAGCGCCCGACCGCGTTCGGCTTCGAGTACCCCGCCTGGACTCCGACGTACACATAGCCTTGGCCGTCGGTGGCGAGCTGCATCAACCGGCCGCCGCTCAAGGCGCCGCAGTCGTTGGACGAGACAACCTCCGTCGCCGTGGCGGTGGAACCGGTGAGGGCGACGTGGTTGATCGTACAAGAGTTGCTGTTTGCGGGCGGGACGCCGAAGTACGCGCCGCCATGGCCATCGAGAGCGAGGTAGACCGGCACGGCACCGCCGGTACAGCTCGGGCAGGTGAAGCTCGTGCTCGATGTCGGAGCGACGTTCCCGCTCGCGGTCGAGGGCCACATGTTGATCTGGGTGCCGTTCAGCGTGTACACGTTGCCCGCGGCATCCGCCGCGAACCCGCTGATGCCCGGGCCGAGCTGGAGCTGCGTGTTCGAGCCGGTGATCTCCGTCTGCGGCGCCATGTTCGCGTCGAAGCGCTCGAGCGCTATGTTGCCGTTCGAATCCCGGCCGTACATCCATGCGCCCGACGGATGGCTCTGCGCGACCGGCGCGAACGTCGCGGTCGCGCTCGACAAGCCGGGCGCGGACGCGGTCAGCGTGGCGGCCGGAATCGCCTGGCCGTTGTACGCCAAGCAGGTGTTCGTGTAGAACGACGTGCCGAACTCGATGTAGAGCGTGGTCGCGACGCTGGTCGAGGGCGGCGCCGCTTGCGATGCGCAGGTTTGGTAGCCGGAACTGTCGGAGGTGGCCAGGTAGAGTCCCGTCGCGCCGCTCGAATCACTGTCGGTGATGGTGAGCGTCGGAAGGTTTCCGGGTGCGCCGATGATGGTGAAGCCGTCGGCATCGAAGACGTGCGCCGTGACGATGAACCGCGTTGCCGTGCCGGTCGGCGGCGCAGGATTGCTCACCGAGAGCCGCAGCGAGGC contains these protein-coding regions:
- the prmC gene encoding peptide chain release factor N(5)-glutamine methyltransferase, which translates into the protein MTIGEALRDASIRLENVGGSGRLDAVFLLAHAASVSRAEMIAHRERELEPDVAERFLALVAQRERGLPLAYVTGEAGFYGRMFGVHARVLVPRPETELAIEWAVRHLRAIGRENGRAADVGTGSGAIAITLACELPQLSVFASDISQDALSVARRNAARNNIFQHVTFLHGDLAAPLVPYAPFDCVVANLPYVPSAECASAPDPVSFEPLLARDGGPDGLALYRRFVPDLPKLIAPRGMVILEAAPANARALEQLVRDELPAAGVETIRDYAGLDRLVVAAIAPAA